The following proteins are encoded in a genomic region of Streptococcus gwangjuense:
- the racE gene encoding glutamate racemase — protein MDNRPIGFLDSGVGGLTVVRELMRQLPHEEIVYIGDSARAPYGPRPAEQIREYTWQLVNFLLTKDVKMIVIACNTATAVVWEEIKAQLDIPVLGVILPGASAAIKSSQGGKIGVIGTPMTVQSDIYRQKINDLDPDLQVESLACPKFAPLVESGALSTSVTKKVVYETLRPLVGKVDSLILGCTHYPLLRPIIQNVMGPKVQLIDSGAECVRDISVLLNYFEINRGRDAGPLHHRFYTTASSQSFAQIGEEWLEKEIHVEHVEL, from the coding sequence ATGGATAATCGACCAATTGGTTTTTTGGATTCGGGTGTCGGGGGCTTGACCGTTGTGCGCGAGCTCATGCGCCAGCTTCCCCATGAAGAAATCGTCTATATTGGAGATTCGGCGCGGGCGCCCTATGGTCCCCGTCCTGCTGAGCAAATTCGTGAATATACTTGGCAGTTGGTCAACTTTCTCTTGACCAAGGATGTCAAGATGATTGTCATTGCATGTAACACTGCGACTGCAGTCGTCTGGGAAGAAATCAAGGCTCAACTAGACATTCCTGTTCTAGGTGTGATTTTGCCAGGAGCTTCGGCAGCTATCAAGTCCAGTCAAGGTGGAAAAATCGGAGTCATTGGAACGCCTATGACGGTCCAATCTGACATTTATCGTCAGAAAATTAACGATCTGGATCCGGACTTACAGGTGGAGAGTTTGGCCTGTCCCAAGTTTGCTCCCTTGGTGGAGTCTGGTGCCCTGTCAACCAGTGTTACCAAGAAAGTGGTCTATGAAACCTTGCGTCCCTTGGTTGGAAAGGTGGATAGCCTGATTTTGGGTTGCACCCATTATCCACTCCTCAGACCTATTATTCAAAATGTCATGGGGCCCAAGGTTCAGCTCATCGATAGTGGAGCAGAGTGCGTACGGGATATCTCAGTCTTACTCAATTATTTTGAAATCAATCGTGGTCGCGATGCTGGACCACTCCATCACCGTTTTTACACAACAGCCAGCAGCCAAAGTTTTGCACAAATTGGTGAAGAATGGCTGGAAAAAGAGATTCATGTGGAGCATGTAGAATTATGA
- a CDS encoding SIALI-17 repeat-containing surface protein: MEKIWREKSCRYSIRKLTVGTASVLLGAVFLASHTVSADTIEVKQNEPTLEKTSSKLDTVTKASESTEHTQPNVPIDHTKPVLANNSSSESKPAEADVTSATTNQASTEAIVKPNENKETEKQELPVTEQSNYQLNYDRPTAPSYDGWEKQALPVGNGEMGAKVFGLIGEERIQYNEKTLWSGGPRPDSTDYNGGNYQERYKILAEIRKALEDGDRQKAKRLAEQNLVGPNNAQYGRYLAFGDIFMVFNNQKKGLDTVTDYHRGLDITEATTTTSYTQDGTTFKRETFSSYPDDVTVTHLTQKGDKKLDFTVWNSLTEDLLANGDYSAEYSNYKSGHVTTDPNGILLKGTVKDNGLQFASYLGIKTDGKVTVHEDSLTITGASYATLLLSAKTNFAQNPKTNYRKDIDLEKTVKGIVEAARGKDYETLKKNHIKDYQSLFNRVKLNLGGSNAAQTTKEALQTYNPSKGQKLEELFFQYGRYLLISSSRDRTDALPANLQGVWNAVDNPPWNADYHLNVNLQMNYWPAYMSNLAETAKPMINYIDDMRYYGRIAAKEYAGIESKDGQENGWLVHTQATPFGWTTPGWNYYWGWSPAANAWMMQNVYDYYKFTKDESYLKEKIYPMLKETAKFWNSFLHYDQASDRWVSSPSYSPEHGTITIGNTFDQSLVWQLFHDYMEVANHLNVDKDLVTEVKAKFDKLKPLHINKEGRIKEWYEEDSPQFTNEGIENNHRHVSHLVGLFPGTLFSKDQAEYLEAARATLNHRGDGGTGWSKANKINLWARLLDGNRAHRLLAEQLKYSTLENLWDTHAPFQIDGNFGATSGIAEMLLQSHTGYIAPLPALPDAWKDGQVSGLVARGNFEVSMKWKDKNLQSLSFLSNVGGDLVVDYPNIEASQVKVNGKSVKATVLKDGRIQLATQKGDVITFEHFPGRVTSLTAVRQNGVTAELTFNQVEGATHYVIQRQVKDESGQTSASREFVTNQTHFIDRSLDPQLAYTYTVKAMLGNVSTQVSEKANIETYNQLMDDRDSRIQYGSAFGNWADSELFGGTEKFADLSLGNYTDKDATATIPFNGVGIEIYGLKSSQLGIAEVKIDGKSVGELDFYTAGATEKGSLIGRFTGLSDGAHMMTITVKQEHKHRGSERSKISLDYFKVLPGQGTTIEKMDDRDPRIQYGSQFKDWSDTELYKSTEKYADINNADPSTASEAQATIPFTGTGIRIYGLKTSALGKALVTLDGKEMPSLDFYTAGATQKATLIGEFTNLSDGNHILTLKVDPNSPAGRKKISLDSFDVIKAPAVSLDSPSIAPLKEGDKNISLTLPAGDWEAIAVTFPGIKDPLVLRRIDDNHLVTTGDQTVLSIQDNQVQIPIPDETNRKIGNAIEAYSIQGNTTSSPVVAVFTKKDEKKVENQQPTTSKGDDPAPIVEIPEYTKPIGTAGQEQPPVVNNPEYTKPIGTAGQEQPPVVNIPEYTKPIGTAGQEQPPTVSIPEYTEPIGTAGQEQPPTVSIPEYTQPIGTAGQEQPPVVNIPEYTKPIGTAGLEQPPTVSIPEYTQPVGTAGQEQPPTVSVPEYKLRVLKDEKTKVEIIGGATDLEEISHISSRRVLAQELFGKTYDAYDLHLKNSTDHSLQPKGTVLVRLPISSAVENVYYLTPSKELQALDFTIREGMAEFTTSHFSTYAVVYQANGASTTAEQKPSETDIKPLANSSEQVSSSPDLVQSANHSPKEQLPATGETSNPLLFLSGLSLVLTATFLLKSKKDESN, translated from the coding sequence ATGGAAAAAATTTGGAGGGAGAAATCCTGTCGCTACAGTATTCGGAAGCTAACAGTTGGCACAGCCTCTGTTTTGCTTGGAGCAGTTTTTCTAGCTAGTCATACCGTCTCTGCTGATACTATTGAAGTAAAGCAAAATGAGCCTACACTAGAGAAAACTAGCTCTAAGTTAGACACTGTAACGAAAGCAAGTGAATCAACTGAGCATACACAGCCAAACGTGCCAATTGATCATACAAAACCAGTTCTAGCTAATAATAGTTCTTCTGAAAGTAAACCCGCTGAGGCTGATGTTACTTCTGCTACAACTAATCAAGCCAGTACTGAGGCTATTGTAAAACCTAATGAAAATAAGGAAACCGAAAAACAAGAACTACCTGTGACAGAACAAAGCAACTATCAGCTAAACTATGATCGACCAACAGCTCCTTCCTATGATGGCTGGGAAAAACAAGCACTCCCAGTTGGGAATGGTGAAATGGGTGCTAAGGTTTTTGGTCTCATCGGCGAGGAGAGAATCCAATACAACGAAAAAACTCTTTGGTCAGGTGGACCGCGTCCCGACAGTACCGACTATAATGGAGGAAACTATCAGGAACGGTATAAAATTTTAGCAGAAATTCGTAAGGCTCTTGAAGACGGAGATCGCCAAAAAGCCAAACGATTAGCTGAACAAAATCTAGTTGGACCAAACAACGCCCAGTATGGACGTTATCTAGCCTTTGGTGATATCTTCATGGTCTTCAATAACCAGAAAAAGGGGCTGGATACAGTTACAGACTATCACCGTGGTTTGGATATCACAGAAGCCACTACTACAACTTCTTACACCCAAGATGGAACGACCTTCAAACGCGAAACCTTCTCAAGTTACCCTGATGATGTCACCGTGACTCACTTGACCCAAAAAGGGGACAAAAAACTTGATTTTACAGTTTGGAATAGCTTGACAGAAGACTTGCTTGCTAACGGAGACTACTCAGCGGAATATTCTAACTACAAGAGTGGCCATGTTACGACAGACCCAAATGGTATCCTACTAAAAGGTACAGTCAAAGATAATGGCCTCCAGTTCGCATCCTATCTAGGAATTAAAACGGACGGAAAAGTTACTGTCCATGAGGATAGTTTAACAATCACAGGAGCTAGCTACGCTACGCTTTTACTCAGTGCCAAGACTAACTTTGCTCAGAATCCAAAAACAAACTATCGCAAAGACATTGACCTCGAAAAAACAGTTAAAGGCATTGTAGAAGCAGCTAGGGGCAAAGACTATGAGACACTTAAAAAGAACCATATCAAAGACTATCAAAGCCTCTTTAACCGCGTCAAACTAAACCTAGGTGGAAGCAATGCTGCTCAAACGACAAAAGAGGCCCTTCAGACCTACAACCCTAGCAAAGGGCAAAAACTGGAAGAACTCTTCTTCCAATACGGACGTTATTTATTGATCAGTTCATCTCGTGATCGGACAGATGCCCTTCCTGCCAACCTACAAGGAGTCTGGAATGCCGTAGACAATCCACCTTGGAACGCTGACTACCACCTCAATGTCAATTTGCAAATGAACTATTGGCCAGCCTACATGAGCAATCTAGCTGAAACAGCCAAGCCAATGATCAATTACATTGATGATATGCGTTACTATGGCCGTATCGCTGCTAAAGAATACGCTGGTATCGAATCAAAAGATGGACAAGAAAATGGTTGGTTAGTTCACACCCAAGCAACACCATTTGGCTGGACTACTCCTGGTTGGAATTACTATTGGGGTTGGTCGCCAGCAGCTAATGCCTGGATGATGCAGAATGTCTATGACTACTATAAATTCACCAAGGATGAAAGTTATCTAAAAGAAAAGATTTATCCAATGCTCAAGGAAACAGCTAAGTTCTGGAATTCCTTCTTGCACTATGATCAGGCCAGCGACCGTTGGGTATCTTCTCCGTCTTACTCACCAGAACACGGTACTATTACCATTGGAAATACCTTTGACCAATCACTAGTCTGGCAGCTATTCCATGACTACATGGAAGTCGCCAACCATCTGAATGTCGACAAAGACTTAGTTACAGAGGTCAAGGCTAAATTTGACAAACTAAAACCACTTCACATTAACAAAGAGGGACGCATCAAGGAATGGTACGAAGAAGACAGTCCACAATTCACTAATGAAGGCATTGAAAATAACCACCGCCACGTTTCCCATCTGGTAGGTCTCTTCCCAGGTACGCTCTTTAGCAAGGACCAGGCTGAATATTTAGAAGCTGCGCGTGCTACCCTCAACCACCGTGGAGATGGTGGTACTGGTTGGTCTAAGGCCAATAAAATCAACCTCTGGGCTCGTCTCTTAGACGGTAACCGTGCCCATCGCTTGCTCGCTGAACAGCTCAAATATTCAACCCTAGAAAACCTTTGGGATACGCACGCACCTTTCCAAATCGATGGAAACTTTGGAGCAACCAGTGGAATTGCAGAAATGCTTCTTCAATCACACACTGGCTACATTGCACCATTGCCAGCCCTTCCAGATGCTTGGAAAGACGGTCAGGTTTCTGGTCTGGTTGCCCGTGGTAACTTTGAAGTCAGCATGAAGTGGAAAGATAAAAACCTGCAAAGCTTGTCCTTCCTGTCAAATGTCGGTGGAGACCTAGTTGTAGATTATCCAAATATCGAAGCCAGTCAGGTTAAGGTTAATGGTAAATCTGTCAAAGCAACTGTTCTTAAAGATGGCCGCATTCAACTGGCAACACAAAAAGGTGATGTCATTACCTTTGAACATTTCCCTGGTCGTGTAACCAGTCTGACAGCAGTTCGACAAAATGGTGTCACCGCCGAACTCACTTTCAATCAGGTAGAAGGTGCTACCCACTATGTCATCCAAAGACAAGTGAAAGACGAATCTGGCCAAACCTCTGCAAGCAGAGAATTTGTAACCAATCAAACCCATTTTATCGACCGTTCGCTCGACCCTCAACTCGCCTACACTTATACTGTTAAGGCTATGCTGGGTAATGTTTCTACACAGGTATCCGAAAAGGCCAATATCGAAACCTATAACCAGTTGATGGATGACCGTGATAGCCGAATCCAATACGGTTCTGCATTTGGAAACTGGGCAGACTCAGAATTATTTGGAGGGACAGAGAAGTTTGCCGATCTTTCACTAGGTAACTATACAGATAAAGATGCGACAGCAACAATTCCTTTCAATGGTGTTGGCATTGAAATCTATGGTCTCAAATCATCTCAATTGGGAATCGCTGAAGTCAAAATCGATGGTAAATCAGTCGGTGAACTGGACTTCTATACTGCAGGTGCAACTGAAAAAGGTAGCCTTATCGGTCGCTTCACAGGATTGTCAGATGGTGCTCATATGATGACTATCACTGTAAAACAAGAGCATAAACACCGTGGCAGTGAACGTTCCAAAATCTCCTTAGACTACTTTAAAGTTTTACCTGGACAGGGAACAACCATTGAAAAAATGGATGACCGTGACCCTCGCATTCAATACGGATCTCAATTCAAAGATTGGAGCGATACTGAATTATATAAGAGCACAGAAAAATATGCGGACATCAATAACGCCGACCCAAGTACCGCTTCAGAAGCTCAAGCAACCATTCCATTTACTGGAACAGGTATTCGAATTTACGGACTTAAAACATCCGCTCTCGGAAAAGCTCTCGTGACACTAGATGGCAAAGAAATGCCAAGTCTAGACTTCTACACTGCTGGCGCTACCCAAAAGGCAACCTTAATTGGAGAATTTACTAATCTGAGCGATGGCAATCATATTTTGACCTTGAAAGTTGATCCAAATTCACCAGCAGGACGCAAGAAAATTTCTCTAGATTCATTTGATGTGATTAAGGCTCCAGCTGTAAGCTTGGATAGTCCAAGTATCGCACCACTTAAGGAAGGGGATAAAAACATCTCTTTAACTCTTCCAGCTGGAGATTGGGAAGCCATCGCTGTGACCTTCCCAGGCATCAAAGATCCACTCGTTTTACGCAGGATAGACGATAATCATCTAGTTACGACTGGAGATCAGACTGTCTTATCAATCCAAGATAATCAGGTACAAATCCCTATCCCTGACGAAACCAATCGAAAAATTGGAAATGCGATAGAAGCTTATTCTATCCAGGGAAATACAACAAGCAGTCCTGTAGTAGCTGTCTTTACCAAAAAGGATGAGAAGAAGGTTGAGAATCAGCAGCCAACTACAAGCAAGGGAGATGACCCTGCTCCTATTGTAGAAATTCCTGAATACACTAAGCCTATCGGTACAGCTGGACAGGAACAACCGCCTGTAGTAAATAATCCGGAATATACTAAACCTATAGGTACAGCCGGACAGGAACAACCGCCTGTAGTAAACATTCCTGAGTACACTAAACCTATCGGAACAGCGGGACAAGAACAGCCACCTACCGTTTCTATTCCTGAGTACACTGAGCCTATCGGAACGGCTGGACAGGAACAACCGCCTACTGTGTCTATCCCTGAATACACTCAACCTATCGGAACGGCTGGACAGGAACAACCGCCTGTAGTAAATATTCCTGAGTACACTAAACCTATCGGCACAGCAGGACTAGAACAACCGCCTACTGTGTCTATCCCTGAGTACACTCAACCTGTCGGGACAGCGGGACAAGAACAACCGCCTACTGTTTCTGTTCCTGAATATAAACTTCGTGTCTTAAAGGATGAAAAGACTAAAGTTGAAATTATTGGAGGAGCGACTGACTTAGAGGAAATTTCTCACATTTCTAGCAGACGTGTATTAGCTCAAGAACTATTTGGTAAGACCTATGATGCTTACGATCTTCACCTTAAAAATTCAACAGATCATAGTTTACAACCAAAAGGAACTGTCTTGGTCCGCTTGCCTATTTCCTCAGCTGTCGAAAATGTCTACTACCTAACTCCATCAAAAGAGTTACAAGCACTCGATTTTACTATTCGCGAGGGAATGGCAGAATTTACGACTAGCCATTTCAGCACCTATGCAGTTGTTTATCAAGCTAATGGAGCATCAACTACTGCAGAGCAAAAACCAAGTGAAACAGATATCAAACCATTAGCCAATAGCTCTGAGCAAGTTTCATCTAGTCCAGACCTTGTTCAATCGGCAAATCATTCTCCTAAAGAACAACTTCCAGCTACTGGTGAAACATCCAATCCACTACTATTCTTGTCAGGATTGAGTCTAGTCCTAACAGCAACTTTTCTACTTAAGAGTAAGAAGGATGAATCCAACTAA
- a CDS encoding YneF family protein has protein sequence MDLLLAIVLIVLAFLGGALGGMYLVRKQIEKEFADNPRLNAEAVRTLLSANGQKPSEAKVQQVYHQIIRQQKAALANNKKKK, from the coding sequence ATGGATTTACTATTAGCAATTGTATTGATTGTACTGGCTTTTCTAGGAGGAGCTCTTGGAGGAATGTACTTGGTTCGTAAGCAAATTGAAAAAGAATTTGCTGACAACCCACGTTTGAATGCTGAAGCAGTTCGTACTCTTTTGAGTGCAAATGGTCAAAAACCAAGCGAAGCCAAGGTACAACAAGTTTACCACCAAATCATCCGCCAACAAAAGGCAGCCCTTGCTAACAATAAAAAGAAAAAATAA
- a CDS encoding nucleoside-triphosphate diphosphatase, with translation MTNKIYEYKDDQDWYVGSYSIFGGVQTLTDEDLDFPLVGLAKIFRDEERGFPISVTVLRYGSLYRLLSFVVDILNQEMGRNVEVIQRQGALLLVENGQLLHVELPKEGVNVHDFFETSKVRETLLIATRNEGKTKEFRAIFDKLGYDVENLNDYPDLPEVAETGMTFEENARLKAETISQLTGKMVLADDSGLKVDVLGGLPGVWSARFAGVGATDRENNAKLLHELAMVFELKDRSAQFHTTLVVASPNKESLVVEADWPGYINFEPKGENGFGYDPLFLVGETGKSSAELTLEEKNSQSHRALAVKKLLEVFPSWQSKPSL, from the coding sequence ATGACAAATAAAATTTATGAATACAAGGATGACCAGGACTGGTATGTCGGCTCATATAGTATTTTTGGTGGCGTCCAGACGTTGACTGATGAAGACTTGGATTTCCCTCTGGTTGGATTGGCCAAAATCTTTCGAGACGAGGAACGAGGTTTCCCGATTTCAGTTACTGTTTTACGCTATGGTTCTCTCTACCGTTTATTGTCTTTTGTGGTAGATATCCTCAACCAAGAAATGGGACGAAATGTGGAAGTTATTCAACGTCAGGGGGCCCTGCTCTTGGTTGAAAATGGGCAACTCCTGCATGTAGAATTGCCTAAAGAAGGGGTCAATGTTCATGATTTCTTTGAGACAAGCAAGGTCAGAGAAACCTTATTGATTGCGACTCGAAACGAAGGCAAGACCAAGGAATTCCGAGCTATCTTTGACAAGCTAGGCTACGATGTGGAAAATCTTAATGACTATCCTGACCTGCCTGAAGTAGCAGAAACAGGCATGACCTTCGAAGAAAATGCCCGTCTCAAGGCAGAAACCATTTCTCAATTAACGGGCAAGATGGTTTTGGCAGATGATTCTGGACTTAAAGTCGATGTCCTTGGTGGCTTGCCAGGTGTCTGGTCAGCTCGTTTCGCAGGTGTGGGAGCTACTGACCGTGAAAACAATGCTAAACTTTTGCACGAGTTGGCCATGGTCTTTGAACTCAAGGACCGCTCGGCTCAATTCCATACAACCCTAGTCGTAGCCAGCCCAAACAAGGAAAGTTTGGTTGTTGAAGCTGACTGGCCTGGCTACATTAACTTTGAACCTAAGGGTGAAAATGGCTTTGGCTATGACCCTCTCTTCCTTGTAGGAGAGACAGGTAAGTCCTCAGCTGAATTAACCCTTGAAGAAAAAAATAGTCAATCTCACCGTGCCTTAGCCGTTAAGAAACTTTTGGAGGTATTTCCATCATGGCAAAGCAAACCATCATTGTAA
- a CDS encoding metallophosphoesterase, whose product MAKQTIIVMSDSHGDSLIVEEIRDRYVGKVDAVFHNGDSELRPDSPLWEGIRVVKGNMDFYAGYPERLVTELGSTKIIQTHGHLFDINFNFQKLDYWAQEEEADICLYGHLHVPNAWMEGKTLFLNPGSISQPRGTVRECLYARVEIDDSYFKVDFLTRDHEVYPGLSKEFSR is encoded by the coding sequence ATGGCAAAGCAAACCATCATTGTAATGAGCGATTCTCATGGCGATAGCTTGATTGTGGAAGAAATCCGTGATCGCTATGTGGGCAAAGTTGATGCCGTTTTTCATAATGGCGATTCTGAACTGCGTCCCGATTCTCCCCTTTGGGAGGGCATCCGCGTTGTCAAAGGGAATATGGACTTCTATGCAGGTTACCCAGAACGTTTGGTGACTGAGCTTGGTTCGACCAAGATTATCCAAACCCATGGTCACTTGTTTGACATCAATTTCAATTTTCAAAAGTTGGACTACTGGGCTCAGGAGGAAGAGGCCGATATCTGCCTCTATGGTCACTTGCATGTGCCAAATGCTTGGATGGAAGGCAAGACCCTCTTTCTAAATCCAGGTTCTATCAGTCAACCACGTGGGACCGTCAGAGAATGTCTCTATGCTCGTGTGGAGATTGATGATAGTTACTTTAAAGTCGACTTTTTGACACGAGACCATGAGGTGTATCCGGGCTTGTCCAAGGAGTTTAGCCGATGA
- the mraY gene encoding phospho-N-acetylmuramoyl-pentapeptide-transferase, whose translation MFISISAGIVTFLLTLVGIPAFIQFYRKAQITGQQMHEDVKQHQAKAGTPTMGGLVFLIAAVVVSFLVALFSKQLTNNVGMILFILVLYGLVGFLDDFLKVFRKINEGLNPKQKLALQLLGGVIFYLFYERGGDMLSVFGYQVHLGIFYIVFALFWLVGFSNAVNLTDGIDGLASISVVISLSAYGVIAYVQGQMDILLVILAMIGGLLGFFVFNHKPAKVFMGDVGSLALGGMLAAISMALHQEWTLLIIGIVYVFETTSVMMQVGYFKMTGGKRIFRMTPVHHHFELGGLSGKGSPWSEWKVDFFFWGVGLLASLLTLAFLYLL comes from the coding sequence ATGTTTATTTCCATCAGTGCTGGAATTGTGACATTTTTACTAACTTTAGTAGGAATTCCGGCCTTTATCCAATTTTATAGAAAGGCGCAAATTACAGGCCAGCAGATGCATGAGGATGTTAAACAGCACCAGGCAAAAGCTGGGACTCCTACAATGGGAGGGCTTGTTTTCCTCATTGCTGCAGTTGTGGTGAGTTTCCTCGTCGCTCTGTTTTCAAAACAATTGACCAATAATGTTGGTATGATTTTGTTTATTTTGGTCTTGTATGGTTTGGTTGGTTTTTTAGATGACTTTCTCAAGGTCTTCCGTAAAATCAATGAGGGCCTTAATCCCAAACAGAAATTGGCTCTTCAGCTGCTAGGTGGCGTCATTTTCTACCTTTTCTATGAGCGCGGTGGCGATATGCTTTCAGTCTTTGGTTACCAAGTGCATCTAGGGATTTTCTATATTGTCTTCGCCCTTTTCTGGCTAGTTGGTTTTTCAAACGCAGTCAACTTGACAGACGGAATTGATGGTCTGGCTAGTATTTCAGTCGTGATTAGTTTGTCTGCATATGGAGTTATTGCCTATGTGCAAGGTCAGATGGATATTCTTCTGGTGATTCTAGCCATGATTGGTGGTTTGCTCGGCTTCTTCGTCTTTAACCATAAGCCTGCCAAGGTCTTTATGGGGGATGTGGGAAGTTTGGCTCTCGGTGGAATGCTGGCAGCTATCTCTATGGCACTCCACCAAGAATGGACTCTCCTGATTATCGGAATTGTTTATGTTTTTGAAACAACTTCGGTTATGATGCAAGTCGGTTATTTCAAAATGACAGGTGGTAAACGTATTTTCCGTATGACGCCTGTGCATCATCATTTTGAGCTTGGAGGATTGTCTGGTAAGGGAAGTCCTTGGAGCGAGTGGAAGGTCGACTTCTTCTTTTGGGGAGTGGGGCTTCTAGCAAGTCTTTTGACACTAGCCTTTTTATACCTACTGTAA